Proteins from one Podarcis raffonei isolate rPodRaf1 chromosome 1, rPodRaf1.pri, whole genome shotgun sequence genomic window:
- the MED6 gene encoding mediator of RNA polymerase II transcription subunit 6 isoform X1, producing MAAVDIRDNLLGISWVDSAWIPILNSGSVLDYFSERSNPFYDRTCNNEMVKMQRLSLDHLNQMVGVEYILLHAQEPILFIIRKQQRQSPTHVTPLADYYIIAGVIYQAPDLGSVVNSRVLSAVHGIQSAFEEAMSYCRYHPSKGYWWHFKDQEERDKAKPKAKKKEEPSSIFQRQRVDALLLDLRQKFPPKFVQQKSGEKPIPVDQIKKEPEPTPEATKQEEKDTAKITQQSTSTKGPPEKRMRLQ from the exons ATGGCGGCGGTGGACATACGAG ATAATCTCTTGGGAATTTCCTGGGTTGATAGTGCTTGGATTCCAATATTAAACAGTGGAAGTGTGCTGGATTATTTCTCAGAGCGTAGCAACCCATTCTATGATCGAACGTGCAACAATGAAATGGTCAAAATGCAAAGGCTATCGCTGGATCACCTAAA TCAAATGGTTGGAGTGGAATATATCCTTTTACATGCACAAGAGCCAATTCTCTTCATTATTCGTAAGCAGCAAAGACAGAGTCCGACGCATG ttaCCCCACTGGCTGATTATTACATTATTGCTGGAGTGATttatcaggcccctgacttggggTCAGTTGTAAACTCCAGAGTG CTCAGTGCAGTACATGGAATCCAGTCAGCTTTTGAAGAAGCCATGTCCTACTGCCGCTATCACCCTTCGAAAGGCTATTGGTGGCATTTCAAAGATCAAGAGGAACGAG ATAAAGCCAAACCCAAAGCCAAAAAAAAGGAAGAACCAAGCTCCATTTTCCAGAGACAACGTGTAGATGCATTACTCCTAGATCTGAGGCAAAAATTTCCCCCGAAGTTTGTGCAG CAAAAGTCTGGAGAAAAACCCATTCCAG tgGATCAGATCAAGAAGGAGCCAGAGCCAACCCCTGAAGCTACAAAACAAGAGGAGAAGGACACGGCTAAGATCACCCAACAGAGCACCAGCACCAAAGGACCGCCAGAGAAACGGATGAGACTGCAATGA
- the MED6 gene encoding mediator of RNA polymerase II transcription subunit 6 isoform X3: MAAVDIRDNLLGISWVDSAWIPILNSGSVLDYFSERSNPFYDRTCNNEMVKMQRLSLDHLNQMVGVEYILLHAQEPILFIIRKQQRQSPTHVTPLADYYIIAGVIYQAPDLGSVVNSRVLSAVHGIQSAFEEAMSYCRYHPSKGYWWHFKDQEERAKVWRKTHSSGSDQEGARANP; the protein is encoded by the exons ATGGCGGCGGTGGACATACGAG ATAATCTCTTGGGAATTTCCTGGGTTGATAGTGCTTGGATTCCAATATTAAACAGTGGAAGTGTGCTGGATTATTTCTCAGAGCGTAGCAACCCATTCTATGATCGAACGTGCAACAATGAAATGGTCAAAATGCAAAGGCTATCGCTGGATCACCTAAA TCAAATGGTTGGAGTGGAATATATCCTTTTACATGCACAAGAGCCAATTCTCTTCATTATTCGTAAGCAGCAAAGACAGAGTCCGACGCATG ttaCCCCACTGGCTGATTATTACATTATTGCTGGAGTGATttatcaggcccctgacttggggTCAGTTGTAAACTCCAGAGTG CTCAGTGCAGTACATGGAATCCAGTCAGCTTTTGAAGAAGCCATGTCCTACTGCCGCTATCACCCTTCGAAAGGCTATTGGTGGCATTTCAAAGATCAAGAGGAACGAG CAAAAGTCTGGAGAAAAACCCATTCCAG tgGATCAGATCAAGAAGGAGCCAGAGCCAACCCCTGA
- the MED6 gene encoding mediator of RNA polymerase II transcription subunit 6 isoform X2 — MVKMQRLSLDHLNQMVGVEYILLHAQEPILFIIRKQQRQSPTHVTPLADYYIIAGVIYQAPDLGSVVNSRVLSAVHGIQSAFEEAMSYCRYHPSKGYWWHFKDQEERDKAKPKAKKKEEPSSIFQRQRVDALLLDLRQKFPPKFVQQKSGEKPIPVDQIKKEPEPTPEATKQEEKDTAKITQQSTSTKGPPEKRMRLQ; from the exons ATGGTCAAAATGCAAAGGCTATCGCTGGATCACCTAAA TCAAATGGTTGGAGTGGAATATATCCTTTTACATGCACAAGAGCCAATTCTCTTCATTATTCGTAAGCAGCAAAGACAGAGTCCGACGCATG ttaCCCCACTGGCTGATTATTACATTATTGCTGGAGTGATttatcaggcccctgacttggggTCAGTTGTAAACTCCAGAGTG CTCAGTGCAGTACATGGAATCCAGTCAGCTTTTGAAGAAGCCATGTCCTACTGCCGCTATCACCCTTCGAAAGGCTATTGGTGGCATTTCAAAGATCAAGAGGAACGAG ATAAAGCCAAACCCAAAGCCAAAAAAAAGGAAGAACCAAGCTCCATTTTCCAGAGACAACGTGTAGATGCATTACTCCTAGATCTGAGGCAAAAATTTCCCCCGAAGTTTGTGCAG CAAAAGTCTGGAGAAAAACCCATTCCAG tgGATCAGATCAAGAAGGAGCCAGAGCCAACCCCTGAAGCTACAAAACAAGAGGAGAAGGACACGGCTAAGATCACCCAACAGAGCACCAGCACCAAAGGACCGCCAGAGAAACGGATGAGACTGCAATGA
- the LOC128411957 gene encoding disintegrin and metalloproteinase domain-containing protein 21-like, giving the protein MGPGAGGGLAWLLLASGVFLSQASSQAPPQGFRYVSYEVIIPRRMAPRRGREPQDLTYLVELQGKGRVVHLRQKRGFVPQHFPVFTYGKEGDLQADYPFVRDDCFYHGFVQGQPSSLVAVSTCSGGLRGLLQVENKTYEIEPVQAPTNFQHVVYRLEEKEGAVRMRCGLTKGDQNLQEATIQIPENVELKSSQGALWQTHARYVKVAVVVEHELFVHTGRNESLAAREVLDIVHIADSLYKPLGIHVVLVGLEIWSQKNLVAIAKSIDELLDVFNTWRKTTFIHHLRHDVGHLFVYKHFGDKLGLSFVGTVCDPIWASAVEAFITSSLFSFTITFAHQLGHNLGMQHDEKYCTCSQHSCIMASLQSNTSQFSNCSFDSYSTLMNSGRKQCLLIPPEHEKLYELENCGNKVVESGEQCDCGSEFHCELDACCQSNCMLRSGATCASGTCCANCQFLPAGTVCRERTDICDLPEYCTGISEWCPEDVYVQDGAPCYDGAYCYHGKCSTHIQQCKMIFGKQATVAPLDCFKEINTRGDRFGNCGIIPGDVYKKCETSSILCGRVQCINIDKVSNLNEHNTIIQTPVNNNLCWGTYYPSGMGIADIGAVRDGTQCGDGMICINRYCIKVSLLNYDCNQTKCHNRGMCNSHKNCHCDYGWAPPYCLNEGYGGSIDSGPPPPKSGNLGMTISIVIVIFTVVIGAGVGII; this is encoded by the coding sequence ATGGGGCCGGGCGCCGGCGGGGGACTGGCGTGGCTGCTGCTGGCCTCGGGCGTCTTCCTGAGCCAGGCCTCGAGCCAGGCGCCGCCTCAGGGCTTCCGATACGTCTCCTACGAGGTGATCATCCCGAGGAGGATGGCGCCGCGTCGCGGGCGGGAGCCCCAAGACCTCACGTACCTCGTGGAGCTGCAGGGGAAGGGCCGCGTGGTGCACCTCCGGCAGAAGAGAGGCTTCGTGCCTCAGCACTTCCCGGTGTTCACCTACGGCAAGGAGGGAGACCTCCAGGCGGACTACCCTTTCGTCAGGGACGATTGCTTCTACCACGGGTTTGTGCAAGGCCAGCCCTCCTCTCTGGTCGCGGTCAGCACATGCTCAGGAGGCCTTAGGGGCCTCCTGCAGGTGGAAAACAAGACGTACGAAATCGAGCCGGTCCAGGCACCCACGAACTTTCAACATGTGGTTTATCGGCTGGAAGAAAAGGAAGGCGCCGTCCGCATGAGGTGCGGGCTCACTAAGGGAGATCAAAATCTCCAGGAGGCCACGATCCAGATCCCAGAAAATGTAGAGCTCAAAAGTTCCCAGGGAGCACTCTGGCAGACACATGCCAGATATGTGAAGGTTGCAGTTGTAGTGGAACATGAGCTGTTTGTCCATACTGGCAGAAATGAAAGTCTTGCTGCTAGAGAAGTACTGGATATTGTCCATATTGCAGATTCACTCTATAAGCCTCTTGGAATTCATGTAGTCCTAGTTGGACTGGAAATATGGTCACAAAAGAACCTCGTGGCAATTGCTAAAAGTATAGATGAACTGCTTGATGTTTTTAATACTTGGAGAAAAACGACCTTCATCCACCATCTAAGGCATGATGTTGGCCACTTATTTGTATATAAGCATTTTGGAGATAAGCTTGGATTATCATTTGTGGGAACAGTGTGTGATCCCATTTGGGCATCTGCTGTCGAGGCATTTATTACTTCTAGTTTGTTCTCATTCACTATAACTTTTGCTCATCAGTTGGGCCATAACCTTGGCATGCAACATGATGAGAAATACTGCACTTGTAGTCAGCATTCTTGCATTATGGCTTCATTACAGAGCAACACAAGTCAGTTTAGCAATTGCAGTTTTGATAGTTATTCTACCCTAATGAATAGTGGTAGGAAACAATGTCTGTTAATTCCACCAGAGCATGAGAAACTGTATGAGCTCGAAAACTGCGGAAACAAGGTGGTAGAGAGCGGAGAACAATGTGATTGCGGTTCAGAATTTCATTGTGAATTGGATGCATGTTGCCAGTCGAATTGTATGTTGCGGTCAGGAGCCACTTGTGCTTCTGGAACATGCTGTGCCAACTGTCAGTTTCTTCCAGCTGGAACAGTTTGTAGAGAAAGGACTGACATCTGTGATCTTCCTGAATACTGCACTGGGATTTCAGAGTGGTGTCCTGAAGATGTTTATGTGCAAGATGGAGCTCCATGCTATGATGGTGCCTATTGCTATCACGGGAAATGCTCTACTCACATTCAACAGTGCAAAATGATATTTGGCAAACAAGCAACGGTTGCCCCACTAGATTGCTTCAAAGAAATAAATACGCGAGGTGACCGCTTTGGCAATTGTGGCATTATTCCTGGTGATGTTTATAAGAAATGTGAAACAAGTAGTATCTTGTGTGGAAGAGTCCAGTGCATAAATATCGATAAAGTGTCCAATCTGAATGAGCATAACACCATAATACAAACTCCTGTTAACAACAACTTGTGCTGGGGTACATACTACCCAAGTGGAATGGGCATAGCTGATATTGGAGCAGTGAGAGATGGCACACAATGCGGTGATGGCATGATATGTATTAATAGGTATTGTATCAAGGTATCCCTTCTGAACTATGACTGTAATCAAACAAAGTGCCACAACAGAGGAATGTGCAACTCTCATAAAAATTGTCATTGTGACTATGGTTGGGCCCCTCCATATTGTCTAAATGAAGGTTATGGTGGCAGCATTGACAGTGGACCCCCTCCACCTAAGAGTGGCAATTTAGGTATGACTATAAGCATTGTAAtagttatttttactgttgttattgGAGCTGGGGTTGGAATCATATAA
- the LOC128411987 gene encoding disintegrin and metalloproteinase domain-containing protein 20-like, which yields MTSNLAWLLVLISWNVLCENAGQKPPQGFRYASYEVIIPRKLTPRYGEQDTHDVTYLLQIEGKGHVVTLRKKKSVVPKHFTVITYSKDGERQVDYPFIKDDCFYRGFVQDKPSSRVTLSTCSGGLRGLLHLENYTFEIEPVQAPGTFQHVLYRLEGIEGAVRMRCGLTKEKERRQEAMFQNKRKVLTESAARGAWLPHTRYLEVAIVIEHERYVRFDRNESRVARQVMDIIHTANSLYEPLSLELSIAGLEIWTEKNLIEIVNSIDDTHSTFTHFLKNSLSKRIHLDAAHLFIYKSYGSTLGLAYVGTVCSPHWASGVESYVTPSLFLISHTFSHELGHNLGMQHDEKYCTCNQSSCIMAAYQTTSDKFSNCSYKEYFNRRNKQCLLIPPDSTKIYKFAYCGNEVVEDGEECDCGSPDQCKLDPCCQSNCMLSPSAACAFGQCCVECQYLPVHKVCREQVSSCDLPEYCNGTSEWCPEDVYVQDGAPCSDGAYCYHGNCTTHNGQCRMIFGNKATSASKDCFSEMNARGDRFGNCGLRHDTYKKCDTPNILCGRIQCENVDTVPSLEEHSTIINTPLGNRHCWSTDYHAGMEIPDIGAVRDGTPCGTEMMCINRECKNVSLLKYDCNVTKCHNRGICNTYKHCHCDDGWAPPDCLNQGNGGSIDSGPPPPGNTSKRSVNMTGIIAAIVFLVSTIFAVLGLGIYFRKRLRERFGKKPEKTYEEGVKEEENPGPTESEN from the coding sequence ATGACTAGCAATCTTGCCTGGCTACTGGTGCTGATCTCATGGAACGTGTTATGTGAGAATGCAGGTCAGAAACCACCACAGGGTTTTAGATATGCTTCTTATGAAGTGATCATCCCAAGGAAACTGACTCCCCGATATGGAGAACAGGACACTCATGATGTCACATACCTGCTGCAGATTGAGGGGAAGGGTCATGTGGTGACACTCAGGAAAAAGAAGAGCGTTGTCCCTAAACACTTCACTGTCATCACATACAGTAAGGATGGAGAGCGCCAGGTGGACTATCCTTTCATCAAAGATGACTGCTTCTACCGTGGCTTTGTACAAGACAAGCCTTCCTCTAGGGTCACCCTCAGCACTTGCTCGGGGGGCCTCAGAGGTCTGCTTCACTTAGAAAATTACACCTTTGAAATTGAACCTGTTCAGGCACCTGGTACTTTTCAACATGTGCTGTACAGATTGGAGGGAATCGAAGGTGCTGTTCGCATGAGGTGTGGGttaacaaaggaaaaagaaaggcgcCAAGAGGCCATGTTccaaaacaaaaggaaagtaTTGACTGAAAGTGCTGCTAGAGGAGCCTGGTTGCCACACACCAGGTACCTAGAGGTTGCAATTGTGATAGAACATGAACGATATGTCAGGTTTGACAGAAATGAAAGTCGTGTTGCTAGGCAAGTTATGGATATCATCCATACTGCAAACTCACTATATGAGCCACTGTCTCTTGAGCTGTCTATAGCTGGCTTGGAGATATGGACAGAAAAAAACCTCATAGAAATTGTTAACAGCATAGATGACACTCATAGTACGttcacccactttttaaaaaattcactaAGTAAACGTATACATCTTGATGCTGCTCACTTATTTATATATAAGAGTTATGGAAGTACACTTGGATTAGCGTACGTAGGAACAGTTTGTAGCCCCCATTGGGCATCTGGTGTTGAATCATATGTGACTCCCAGTTTGTTCCTTATTTCTCACACATTTTCCCATGAATTAGGACACAATCTTGGCATGCAACATGATGAAAAATACTGTACTTGTAATCAAAGTTCTTGCATAATGGCTGCATATCAAACAACGTCTGATAAGTTTAGCAACTGTAGTTATAAAGAATATTTCAACAGAAGAAACAAGCAGTGTTTGCTAATTCCACCAGACTCcactaaaatatataaatttgcATACTGTGGAAATGAAGTAGTGGAAGATGGAGAGGAATGTGATTGTGGTTCACCTGATCAATGCAAGTTGGATCCATGCTGCCAGTCTAATTGCATGTTGAGTCCAAGTGCTGCTTGTGCTTTTGGACAGTGCTGTGTTGAGTGTCAGTATCTTCCAGTTCATAAGGTTTGCAGAGAACAGGTCAGCAGCTGTGATCTCCCCGAGTACTGCAACGGGACTTCAGAATGGTGTCCTGAAGATGTTTATGTACAAGATGGTGCCCCGTGTAGTGATGGGGCATATTGCTATCATGGGAATTGCACAACTCACAATGGGCAGTGCAGAATGATCTTTGGCAACAAAGCAACCAGTGCATCAAAGGATTGCTTCAGTGAAATGAATGCTCGAGGTGATCGCTTTGGCAACTGTGGGCTTAGACATGACACTTATAAGAAATGTGATACTCCGAACATCTTGTGCGGCCGAATCCAGTGTGAAAATGTTGATACAGTACCTTCTTTGGAGGAACACAGCACCATAATTAATACACCCCTTGGCAATAGGCATTGCTGGAGTACAGATTACCACGCTGGAATGGAGATACCCGATATTGGAGCAGTGAGAGATGGGACTCCTTGTGGCACAGAAATGATGTGTATCAATAGGGAGTGCAAGAATGTGTCCCTCTTGAAATATGATTGCAATGTCACAAAGTGTCATAATCGAGGAATATGCAACACCTACAAACATTGTCATTGTGATGATGgctgggcccctccagactgtCTAAACCAAGGTAATGGTGGCAGCATTGACAGTGGACCTCCTCCACCAGGGAACACTTCAAAACGTAGCGTCAACATGACAGGAATTATAGCAGCAATTGTATTTCTTGTTTCTACTATTTTTGCTGTTTTGGGGTTGGGTATTTATTTCAGGAAGCGTCTGAGAGAGCGGTTtggaaaaaaaccagaaaaaacaTATGAAGAAGGtgtaaaagaggaagaaaatcctggcccaactgaaTCAGAGAATTGA